The genomic interval NNNNNNNNNNAGACCTGCCTGCCTACCCGCGCCCTCCCACCTACACTCATTCCTGTTGGCCCATCATATGAGAGACAGCTTACTGGCCAATAAAGATGTGCGGGAGCTAGAAAGGGGCGGGCATGCCTCAGCACTATTAGCAAACGCTAAGATTTGTCTTTCAGAATGGTTTTAGGTTCAGTGCGtgcagaatgattttttttcctgacccAAAATTCATGCTGAGAGCAAAGATCGGAAGGGAAGATTATTGTTAATGTATGTAAAGTGTTTTGGGACTTTAGATCGATTTATTAATCAGCTGGTTGAGATTATCGGTGTATCTGCTCATGTTTACTAGAACTTGGGGTCTAATTTAaaattccagaaaacctggaatagatctggtccagaaatggaaatatttgacaactaatagcaaattatttttaagaaatccattccaggtttgctaggtcacccaggttctcccattatagtctattctCGTCAGTCTATGAaagatttattatatatcatgCCTAGTGTCAGCCACGGCAGATACAGTTCTTACATGCAGCAGTTTCCCCCCATAAATACCATGGTCAGTGAGTGGTAAATGTTGTACGTGTGACTTTCCTGATACAAATGtctctattttctttttgcacagtGGATAGTGCCGGAGCTGGTCGCTCATACACTGGTGACGGTGTTGATGTTGGTGTCTTTGCACTGGTTCATCTTCTGTTTGAATATTCCTGTAGCGACATGGAATATATATCGGTGAGTATATAGGTCTTCAGATCACCTTCCGTTgttacaatttgatttttttattcagatggATGTATTTTCCCCTCTTCTCTGTGCAGATTCATCATGGTACCAAGTGGAAATTTGGGAGTGTTTGATCCAACAGAGATCCACAATCGAGGGCAGTTAAAGTCTCACATGAAGGAGGCGATGATCAAGTTAGGATTCCATCTACTGTGCTTCTTCATATACTTATACAGGTGTGTTCAGTCCTTTTATTATTGCTCAATGCATGAGTGCTGACCGTCATACAAAATACTTGTCACTCACTGACAAAACAGTAAGTAGTCATTAGGCCTGGAGATCTAAAGCTGTGAATTCTCTGCATCAATTGGGTCATAGTAATTAATGATTCTGAATTATAATTAATTCAATATAACAGATGCCTGGTGGTCAAGTATAAAAATTTACTGCTCCTTGTCgctgttccagtgacaacagaGCCCACTTGTTCTCCCAAACATGCGAGATAAAGTGTCACACTGGTGATGTCAGCAATTCAAACCAACTTTATTGTTCCAAAGAGACGTCTAGGCAGTGTATTTAAATGTTCCCTCCAAGCTTTCCACTGTGTTTCACCAAACAAGACTTAGAGAATGCCTTGAATTCATTGAGGATGGAATATTAAAGTTGGCTTAATTTCTGACAACAGAATTGATTGTTTatcttttccttctcattaacAGCTCCTTGCATGACATATAGACACAGTTTACCTGTTTgaagaacaaaaaatatgaatatacagatagccccagagttaaggacatcctacattTACGGACGACACCTAAAAACGAATGGGGCTTACCTGCTCCCTCAGGTGCAGgtcggaggcttgaaggggggagg from Pyxicephalus adspersus chromosome 4, UCB_Pads_2.0, whole genome shotgun sequence carries:
- the CNIH4 gene encoding protein cornichon homolog 4 — encoded protein: MEAALFIFSLIDCCALIFLSVYFIITLSDLECDYINARSCCSKLNKWIVPELVAHTLVTVLMLVSLHWFIFCLNIPVATWNIYRFIMVPSGNLGVFDPTEIHNRGQLKSHMKEAMIKLGFHLLCFFIYLYSMIFALLAN